Proteins encoded together in one Lysinibacillus sp. FSL K6-0232 window:
- a CDS encoding multicopper oxidase family protein — MSTPINPADPATIPKFVDELPKPIVAKPKKYNYYELVMMAGEHRFHKDFPLSMIWGYNGLYPGPTIEAIKDQTTYVKYKNQLPLQHFLPVDFSLHAASDSPEVRTVTHLHGAKVDWESDGHPEAWYTRDYRQTGPKFNKEIHEYTNHQPAATLWYHDHAMALTRLNVYAGLAGFYLVRDALEQRCHLPCGDYEYPILIQDKSFHEDGSLFYPDEPPFPVDVHPSITPGFVGNTIVVNGKLWPYLNVEPRKYRFRLLNGSNRRGYILSLSNDQPMIQIGTDGGFLATPQDIQAVELLPAERTDIIIDFSGCEGQAITLLNTDTDFSDEHTNVIMQFRVTVPLKGEDTSEIPERLAMAMDLHPHHAHIDRQLPLTATTDEFGRPMLLLGNHMYHDPVTEKPALDSIEIWSFINTTPFVHPIHLHLVQFKILERRPFDVELYENEGRLVFTGPPEAPRDYELGWKDTVKADASKVTKIIMHWKDFSGHYMWHCHFLEHEDHDMMRPILVIKDMHAVQQPHAAITQPVAQQEMIAHHPVKEETTQEAIALHIGNNTQHSPLLFLPSHTAI; from the coding sequence TTGAGTACACCTATTAATCCTGCTGACCCAGCAACAATTCCCAAATTCGTCGATGAACTACCTAAGCCTATTGTCGCGAAGCCTAAAAAATATAATTATTATGAGTTAGTAATGATGGCGGGAGAGCATCGTTTTCATAAGGATTTTCCACTCTCAATGATTTGGGGCTATAATGGGCTTTATCCAGGACCAACGATTGAAGCTATAAAAGATCAAACAACCTATGTAAAATATAAAAATCAACTACCTTTACAGCACTTTTTGCCAGTCGATTTTTCACTACATGCTGCCAGTGATTCACCAGAAGTAAGAACGGTTACACATTTACACGGCGCCAAAGTCGATTGGGAAAGTGATGGACACCCAGAGGCATGGTATACAAGAGATTACCGTCAAACAGGTCCAAAATTTAACAAGGAAATCCATGAATATACCAATCATCAGCCTGCTGCTACACTATGGTATCATGACCACGCAATGGCATTAACACGTTTAAATGTCTATGCAGGTTTAGCAGGCTTTTATTTAGTAAGAGATGCGCTAGAACAACGCTGTCATCTGCCATGTGGCGACTACGAATATCCTATATTAATTCAAGATAAATCCTTTCATGAAGATGGCTCATTATTTTATCCAGATGAGCCACCATTCCCTGTAGATGTTCATCCATCCATTACACCTGGCTTTGTCGGCAATACCATTGTTGTGAATGGCAAGCTATGGCCCTATCTTAATGTGGAGCCACGTAAATATCGCTTTCGCTTGCTCAATGGTTCCAATCGCAGAGGCTATATACTTAGCCTGTCAAATGACCAGCCAATGATTCAAATTGGCACAGATGGCGGCTTTTTAGCTACACCACAGGATATTCAAGCTGTGGAGCTGCTGCCTGCTGAACGTACAGATATTATTATTGATTTTTCAGGCTGTGAGGGGCAGGCTATTACTTTGCTGAATACCGATACAGATTTTAGTGATGAGCATACAAATGTTATTATGCAGTTTCGAGTAACTGTGCCTTTAAAGGGCGAAGATACTAGTGAAATTCCAGAGCGGCTCGCTATGGCAATGGATTTACATCCGCATCATGCGCATATTGATCGGCAATTGCCATTAACTGCAACAACCGATGAATTTGGGCGACCAATGCTACTATTAGGCAATCATATGTATCATGACCCTGTCACAGAAAAGCCAGCCTTAGATAGTATTGAAATATGGAGCTTTATTAATACCACACCCTTTGTCCACCCAATACATCTCCATCTTGTGCAATTTAAAATTTTAGAGCGTAGACCCTTTGATGTGGAGCTCTATGAAAATGAAGGAAGGCTAGTTTTTACAGGGCCGCCTGAAGCACCACGTGATTATGAGCTTGGCTGGAAAGATACCGTGAAAGCTGATGCCAGCAAAGTCACCAAAATTATTATGCATTGGAAGGATTTTAGCGGTCATTATATGTGGCATTGTCACTTCCTTGAGCATGAAGATCATGATATGATGCGTCCAATTCTTGTGATCAAGGATATGCATGCCGTGCAGCAGCCACATGCAGCCATCACACAACCTGTAGCACAGCAAGAAATGATTGCTCATCATCCAGTCAAAGAAGAAACGACACAAGAGGCAATAGCTCTTCATATCGGCAATAATACACAGCATAGCCCCCTGCTTTTCCTACCATCCCATACAGCAATATAA
- a CDS encoding DnaD domain-containing protein, whose product MTTNNHRLHTWTEQRMISIPQLFFQFYKELNIEDEEALIVMHLLAFHMEGNDFPTPNDLKSRLTMSDNEITTRLQRLMQKGFLEIMRDVDAGGKLYEKYSVYPLWERIMQMMDMKEQQKSVTTLQQEEGELFRLFEEEMGRLLSPLELEKIGLWLDEDKHSPALIKEALKEAVFAGKLSIRYIDRILLEWKKKNITTPQAAQKQSEQFREKQTFHRMPARAASQETQSTGKVPFYNWLEERE is encoded by the coding sequence ATGACCACAAATAATCATCGACTCCATACATGGACTGAACAACGAATGATTTCCATTCCACAGCTTTTTTTTCAGTTTTATAAGGAGTTAAATATCGAGGATGAAGAGGCGTTAATTGTGATGCATTTACTAGCCTTTCATATGGAGGGGAATGACTTTCCAACACCGAATGATTTAAAAAGTCGCCTGACAATGTCTGACAATGAGATTACAACACGTTTGCAGCGCTTAATGCAAAAGGGCTTTCTTGAAATTATGCGTGATGTGGATGCAGGTGGTAAGCTCTATGAAAAATATTCCGTTTATCCGCTTTGGGAGCGAATTATGCAGATGATGGATATGAAAGAGCAGCAAAAATCTGTAACGACACTTCAACAAGAAGAGGGCGAGCTATTTCGATTATTTGAGGAGGAAATGGGGCGTCTTTTATCTCCTTTAGAGCTTGAAAAAATAGGGCTTTGGCTTGATGAGGACAAGCACAGCCCAGCGCTTATTAAGGAGGCACTAAAGGAAGCGGTCTTTGCGGGAAAGCTTAGTATTCGTTATATTGACCGTATTTTATTGGAGTGGAAAAAGAAAAATATTACAACACCACAGGCCGCACAGAAGCAAAGTGAGCAGTTCCGTGAAAAGCAAACCTTTCATAGAATGCCAGCACGAGCAGCTTCACAAGAAACGCAGTCAACGGGTAAAGTGCCATTTTATAACTGGTTAGAAGAAAGAGAATAG
- the nth gene encoding endonuclease III, producing MLTKKQWEHCLAEMDRMFPNAHCELVHDNAFELTIATLLSAQCTDVLVNKVTKTLFQKYKTPEDYLAVPLEELQQDIRSIGLYRNKAKNIQALCQRLLDEYNGEIPATREALVTLPGVGRKTANVVLSVAFDIPALAVDTHVERVSKRLGLCRWKDSVLEVEETIMKKTPMEKWSKTHHQLIFFGRYHCKAQNPGCHVCPLLDDCREGQKRLKKGLVKEA from the coding sequence TTGTTAACGAAAAAACAGTGGGAGCATTGTCTAGCAGAGATGGATCGAATGTTTCCCAACGCACATTGTGAGCTTGTGCATGACAATGCCTTTGAGCTAACAATTGCGACATTATTATCTGCACAATGTACAGATGTGCTTGTCAATAAAGTAACGAAAACATTATTTCAAAAATATAAAACACCTGAGGATTATTTAGCTGTACCATTGGAGGAATTACAGCAGGATATTCGCTCAATCGGGCTTTATCGCAATAAGGCGAAAAATATTCAAGCTTTGTGTCAACGATTGCTAGATGAATATAATGGTGAAATTCCTGCAACAAGGGAAGCGCTTGTGACATTGCCCGGTGTAGGGCGTAAAACAGCGAATGTTGTGTTATCAGTAGCTTTTGATATTCCAGCATTAGCAGTCGATACGCATGTTGAGCGTGTATCAAAGCGTTTAGGGCTTTGTCGATGGAAGGATTCCGTGCTTGAAGTGGAAGAAACGATTATGAAAAAAACGCCGATGGAAAAATGGTCGAAAACGCATCATCAGCTTATTTTCTTTGGGCGTTATCATTGTAAGGCACAAAATCCAGGATGCCATGTCTGTCCGTTGCTTGATGATTGTCGTGAAGGGCAAAAGCGCTTAAAGAAAGGCTTGGTGAAGGAAGCGTGA
- a CDS encoding ABC transporter ATP-binding protein: MQEIAQTTTKKQDWRRFIQLVKQAEPPIWLLIIALVMSLATTGVGFVVPLFTKQLVDGFSLASLNYWQIVLLGIAFIAQAIASGLSIYYLNRVGHHVVAKLRDQLWRKLLHLPIPYYDEHDTGETLSRVTNDTAVVKELITEHLANCLSGVISIVGSIIILLILDWKMTLVMLIAVPLAMIILMLLGKRMFVISKGMQDETAKFTAILNQVLPETRLVKASNAEHVEYERGKKGITTLFTFGLKEAKIHALISPLISLVLMSVLVAIIGYGGVRVSSGELTAGDMVAFILYLIQIIMPMTQLTMFFTQLQKAMGATERISTLLEHEEEHIHDGLTLEKVDQPIHLKSIDFSYGEEPILSDINFTIEPGKVTAIVGPSGGGKTTTFSLLERYYQPTGGSITLGDTPIEAFSLHSWRSQIGYVAQESALLSGTIRDNICYGIERDVSDEELESVAKMAYADQFIYELPQQFDTEVGERGIKLSGGQRQRISIARALLRDPQILMLDEATSSLDSKSEIYVQKALDNLMQGRTTLVIAHRLSTVVDADQILFVEKGHITGCGTHDTLFKTHAMYREFAKQQLRIKEES, encoded by the coding sequence TTGCAAGAGATAGCACAAACAACAACAAAAAAACAAGACTGGCGACGCTTTATCCAGTTAGTGAAACAAGCGGAGCCTCCGATTTGGTTACTTATTATCGCTTTAGTAATGAGTTTAGCAACAACGGGCGTTGGCTTTGTCGTACCGTTATTTACAAAACAATTGGTGGATGGCTTTTCATTAGCATCCCTTAATTATTGGCAAATCGTTTTACTTGGTATTGCCTTTATTGCACAAGCGATTGCAAGTGGATTATCCATTTATTATTTGAATCGAGTTGGGCATCATGTTGTAGCGAAATTACGCGATCAGCTTTGGCGCAAGCTACTGCATTTACCCATCCCCTATTACGATGAACATGATACAGGTGAAACATTAAGCCGTGTAACCAACGACACAGCCGTTGTCAAAGAGCTGATTACTGAGCATTTAGCAAACTGTTTATCAGGCGTGATTTCCATTGTTGGTTCCATTATTATTCTGTTAATTTTAGATTGGAAAATGACATTAGTCATGCTGATTGCTGTACCGCTGGCAATGATTATTTTAATGCTGCTTGGTAAACGCATGTTTGTGATTTCTAAGGGGATGCAGGATGAAACTGCGAAATTTACAGCGATATTAAATCAGGTTTTACCTGAAACACGTTTAGTAAAGGCTTCTAATGCTGAACATGTCGAATATGAGCGTGGAAAAAAAGGCATTACAACCCTTTTTACATTTGGTTTAAAAGAGGCAAAAATTCATGCGTTAATTTCACCATTAATTTCCCTTGTCTTAATGTCCGTGCTTGTTGCCATTATTGGCTATGGCGGTGTACGTGTTTCCTCTGGTGAACTAACTGCTGGTGATATGGTGGCATTTATTTTATATTTAATCCAAATTATTATGCCAATGACGCAATTAACGATGTTCTTTACACAGCTTCAAAAAGCAATGGGAGCTACAGAGCGTATTAGCACATTGCTGGAGCATGAAGAAGAGCATATCCACGATGGCTTAACATTAGAAAAGGTGGATCAACCTATTCATTTAAAAAGCATTGATTTTTCTTATGGTGAAGAACCGATTTTATCCGATATTAACTTCACCATTGAGCCAGGCAAGGTGACGGCTATTGTAGGGCCAAGTGGCGGTGGTAAAACAACTACCTTTTCTCTATTAGAGCGCTACTATCAGCCAACTGGCGGCAGTATCACGCTAGGAGATACGCCAATTGAAGCCTTTTCACTCCACTCTTGGCGCAGTCAAATTGGCTATGTCGCTCAGGAAAGTGCATTGCTCTCAGGAACAATTCGTGACAATATTTGCTACGGAATTGAACGCGATGTATCTGATGAAGAGCTGGAAAGCGTGGCAAAAATGGCTTATGCGGACCAATTTATTTATGAGCTGCCACAGCAATTCGATACAGAGGTTGGGGAACGAGGCATTAAGCTATCTGGAGGACAGCGTCAACGTATTTCAATAGCTAGAGCCCTGCTGCGTGACCCGCAAATATTAATGCTGGATGAAGCAACCTCAAGCTTAGACAGTAAATCAGAAATTTATGTACAAAAGGCATTAGATAATTTAATGCAAGGTCGCACAACATTAGTAATTGCACACCGCCTATCAACAGTGGTAGATGCCGATCAAATACTATTTGTTGAAAAAGGACATATTACAGGCTGCGGTACACATGATACGCTATTTAAAACACATGCGATGTATCGTGAGTTTGCCAAGCAGCAATTACGTATTAAAGAGGAATCATGA
- a CDS encoding pyridoxal phosphate-dependent aminotransferase produces the protein MKNVLANRVKTLTPSSTLAITAKAKALKEQGIDVIGLGAGEPDFNTPQNILHAATASMEKGYTKYTPAGGLPVLKQAIIDKLQRDNSLAYQPNEVIIGVGAKHILYTLFQVILNDGDEVIIPIPYWVSYPEQVKLAGGVPVYVESTGEQGYKITADQLRAAITEKTKAVIINSPSNPSGMIYSREELAELASVAEEKDILIVSDEIYEKLVYNGIEHFSIAQLSDAVKARTIVVNGVAKSHSMTGWRIGYAAGDATIIKAMTDLASHSTSNATTTAQYATVEAYNGPQDAVEEMRQAFESRLEKIYPQLSAIPGFQVLKPQGAFYLFPDVAEAMAHTGYDSVDAFAADILTEANVAVVPGSGFGTPTTMRLSYATSLELLEEAVRRIDAFVKSKWQD, from the coding sequence ATGAAAAATGTATTAGCAAATCGTGTAAAAACTTTAACACCATCTTCAACATTAGCCATTACTGCAAAAGCAAAAGCATTGAAAGAACAAGGGATTGATGTAATCGGTTTAGGAGCTGGTGAACCAGACTTTAATACACCTCAAAATATTTTACATGCAGCCACTGCATCAATGGAAAAGGGTTATACAAAATATACACCTGCTGGCGGACTTCCCGTTTTAAAACAAGCTATTATTGATAAGCTTCAACGTGATAACAGCCTTGCCTATCAGCCAAATGAAGTAATTATTGGTGTTGGGGCAAAGCATATTTTATACACACTATTCCAAGTGATTTTAAATGATGGCGACGAAGTCATTATTCCGATCCCTTACTGGGTATCCTATCCTGAACAAGTAAAGCTAGCAGGTGGTGTACCTGTATATGTAGAGAGCACAGGTGAACAAGGCTATAAAATTACAGCTGACCAACTACGTGCGGCAATCACAGAGAAAACAAAGGCGGTTATTATCAATTCACCTAGCAACCCATCAGGTATGATTTATTCTCGTGAGGAGCTAGCAGAACTTGCTTCTGTCGCAGAAGAAAAAGATATTTTAATCGTGTCAGATGAAATTTATGAGAAGCTTGTATACAATGGTATTGAGCATTTTTCAATTGCACAGCTCTCTGATGCAGTGAAAGCACGTACAATCGTTGTAAATGGTGTGGCAAAATCCCACTCTATGACAGGCTGGCGTATTGGCTATGCGGCAGGAGATGCAACTATTATTAAAGCAATGACTGACCTTGCATCCCACTCGACATCTAATGCGACAACAACAGCACAATATGCAACTGTGGAGGCGTATAATGGTCCACAAGACGCAGTAGAGGAAATGCGTCAAGCGTTTGAATCACGTCTTGAAAAAATTTATCCGCAGTTAAGCGCAATTCCTGGCTTCCAAGTGTTAAAGCCACAGGGTGCATTCTACTTATTCCCAGACGTAGCAGAAGCTATGGCACACACTGGTTACGATTCAGTAGATGCATTCGCTGCGGATATTTTAACAGAGGCGAACGTAGCAGTGGTTCCGGGCTCTGGCTTTGGCACACCAACTACAATGCGATTATCCTATGCTACATCTTTAGAATTATTAGAAGAGGCAGTCCGTCGTATTGATGCATTTGTAAAATCAAAATGGCAAGACTAA
- a CDS encoding response regulator transcription factor, with amino-acid sequence MTKLLVVDDDAHIRELVKVFLQNEGLEVIEATDGVDALSTLASEKVDMIIMDIMMPNMDGWTLCEEIRSFHTELPILMLTAKGETAQKVKGFHLGTDDYLVKPFEPAELIVRVKSILKRYHISLSQIIEAGNIKLNRQTYEAHVNGEIIILRLKEFELLFTLASYAGKTFSREQLIEEIWGYDYEGDERTVDVHIKRIRERFPQESSGFVIRTIRGLGYRLEFVT; translated from the coding sequence ATGACAAAACTACTTGTAGTGGATGATGATGCGCATATTCGAGAATTAGTCAAAGTCTTTCTACAAAATGAAGGGCTAGAGGTGATAGAGGCAACAGACGGTGTGGATGCACTGTCCACATTAGCCTCTGAAAAAGTCGATATGATCATTATGGATATTATGATGCCTAATATGGATGGCTGGACATTGTGCGAGGAAATCCGTTCATTCCATACAGAGCTACCCATCCTGATGCTAACAGCGAAAGGCGAAACCGCACAAAAGGTCAAAGGCTTCCATCTAGGGACAGATGATTATCTTGTCAAGCCATTTGAACCAGCCGAGCTTATTGTACGTGTAAAGTCCATTTTAAAACGATACCATATTTCCCTATCACAAATTATTGAAGCTGGCAATATTAAGCTTAATCGTCAGACATATGAAGCTCATGTCAATGGCGAAATCATTATACTGCGCTTAAAGGAGTTTGAGCTGTTATTTACACTGGCAAGCTATGCTGGCAAAACATTTTCACGCGAGCAGCTAATTGAAGAAATTTGGGGCTATGATTATGAGGGTGATGAGCGTACAGTCGATGTCCATATTAAAAGAATTCGTGAACGCTTTCCACAGGAGAGTAGCGGCTTTGTTATTCGGACGATTCGTGGTCTTGGCTATCGTTTGGAATTCGTGACATGA
- the asnS gene encoding asparagine--tRNA ligase → MKKIMIKDMPQHIGETVKIGAWLANKRSSGKIAFLQLRDGSGFVQGVVVKEEVGEDIFATAKGMTQETSMYITGEVKADERSSFGCELAVTGIEVLHEATDFPITPKEHGPEFLMDNRHLWLRSRKQHAIMKIRNEIIRATYEFFNNNGFTKMDPPILTGSAPEGTSELFHTKYFDEDAYLSQSGQLYMEAAAMALGKVFSFGPTFRAEKSKTRRHLIEFWMIEPEMAFVEFEENLEVQEQYVEHIVQAVLKNCKLDLERLGRDTSTLENIKAPFPRISYDDAIKLLHEQGFDDIEWGDDFGAPHETAIANTFDKPVFITCYPVGIKPFYMQPHPERDDVVLCADLIAPEGYGEIIGGSERIHDYDLLKSRLEEHNLSLDAYAWYLELRKHGSVPHSGFGLGLERTVAWISGTEHIRETIPFPRLLNRLYP, encoded by the coding sequence ATGAAGAAAATTATGATTAAAGATATGCCACAGCATATCGGTGAAACAGTTAAAATTGGCGCTTGGCTGGCGAATAAACGCTCAAGCGGGAAAATTGCCTTCTTACAGCTACGCGATGGCTCTGGCTTTGTGCAGGGTGTTGTCGTAAAAGAAGAGGTAGGCGAGGACATTTTTGCAACAGCAAAGGGTATGACGCAAGAAACGTCCATGTATATTACAGGCGAAGTAAAAGCGGATGAGCGCTCAAGCTTTGGCTGTGAGCTTGCTGTAACAGGGATTGAGGTGCTACACGAAGCAACAGATTTCCCAATTACACCAAAAGAGCATGGTCCTGAATTTTTAATGGACAACCGTCATTTATGGCTACGTTCCCGTAAACAGCATGCCATTATGAAAATCCGCAATGAAATTATTCGTGCGACATACGAATTTTTCAATAACAACGGCTTTACAAAAATGGATCCACCAATTTTAACAGGCTCAGCACCTGAAGGGACATCTGAGCTGTTCCATACAAAATATTTTGATGAGGATGCATACCTTTCTCAATCGGGGCAGCTTTATATGGAAGCGGCTGCGATGGCATTAGGCAAAGTATTTTCATTTGGCCCAACATTCCGTGCCGAAAAATCAAAAACACGCCGTCATTTAATTGAGTTTTGGATGATTGAGCCTGAAATGGCATTTGTGGAATTTGAAGAAAATTTAGAAGTGCAAGAGCAATATGTCGAGCATATCGTACAAGCTGTGCTAAAAAACTGCAAGTTAGATTTAGAGCGACTTGGTCGTGATACATCGACGCTTGAAAATATTAAAGCGCCATTCCCTCGTATTTCTTATGATGATGCGATTAAGCTATTACATGAACAAGGCTTTGATGATATTGAATGGGGCGATGATTTTGGTGCACCGCATGAAACAGCGATTGCTAATACATTTGATAAGCCAGTATTCATTACATGCTATCCAGTAGGCATTAAGCCATTCTATATGCAGCCACACCCAGAGCGTGATGATGTTGTACTATGTGCTGATTTAATTGCACCAGAGGGTTACGGAGAAATTATTGGTGGTTCAGAGCGAATCCATGACTACGATTTATTAAAATCACGTCTGGAAGAGCATAACCTATCATTAGATGCCTATGCTTGGTATTTAGAGCTTCGCAAACATGGCTCTGTACCGCATTCAGGCTTTGGTCTTGGGCTAGAGCGTACAGTGGCATGGATTTCAGGCACAGAGCATATCCGTGAAACAATTCCATTCCCACGTTTACTAAACCGCTTATACCCATAA
- a CDS encoding cell wall elongation regulator TseB-like domain-containing protein produces MKNWLIFISVFIVSLSLVISVLVLWKAEAPFRSIEEQAEQLAIDAKALAAVSESYTYNGKHSYVTVFGVDEYGDKKAVFVPTNLDEDSIQEVLLEDGITEKQALSVFKNEGNVQKVLHMKLGYEEPGAVWEITYLNDHDQLNYVYILFKDGNWWKRITNL; encoded by the coding sequence ATGAAAAACTGGTTGATTTTCATTTCTGTCTTTATTGTTTCATTGTCACTTGTCATTAGCGTTTTAGTACTCTGGAAAGCCGAGGCTCCATTTCGTTCAATTGAAGAACAGGCTGAACAGCTGGCAATCGATGCCAAAGCTCTTGCAGCTGTATCGGAGTCCTACACATATAATGGCAAACATTCGTATGTTACCGTGTTCGGGGTAGACGAATATGGTGATAAAAAAGCTGTCTTTGTCCCAACGAATCTGGACGAGGATTCTATTCAGGAAGTGTTATTAGAAGATGGTATTACGGAAAAGCAAGCATTATCGGTTTTTAAAAATGAAGGAAATGTACAAAAAGTCCTCCACATGAAATTAGGCTATGAGGAGCCTGGGGCAGTTTGGGAAATTACCTATCTAAACGACCATGACCAGCTTAACTATGTCTATATTCTGTTTAAGGATGGCAACTGGTGGAAACGTATAACGAATTTATAA
- a CDS encoding YpoC family protein, with product MNMEAIAKDKVDAWFAQWLTLQEAIHAAHNARNGAAKALMEEAIELFDQLVQAAGDEVLPINGVERLAFIKAKPGQYACYRQLDELFKETKKRIARLRIQATKG from the coding sequence GTGAATATGGAGGCAATTGCCAAGGATAAAGTAGATGCTTGGTTTGCACAATGGCTGACTTTGCAAGAGGCAATTCATGCAGCCCATAATGCTCGAAATGGTGCGGCAAAAGCATTAATGGAAGAAGCCATCGAGCTATTTGACCAGCTTGTACAAGCTGCAGGAGATGAGGTATTGCCGATTAATGGGGTTGAACGACTTGCCTTTATTAAAGCGAAGCCAGGTCAATATGCCTGCTATCGCCAGCTAGATGAACTATTTAAGGAAACAAAAAAGCGCATAGCACGCTTACGCATTCAAGCAACAAAAGGCTAG